From Camelus dromedarius isolate mCamDro1 chromosome X, mCamDro1.pat, whole genome shotgun sequence, one genomic window encodes:
- the LOC105103687 gene encoding LOW QUALITY PROTEIN: glycine cleavage system H protein, mitochondrial-like (The sequence of the model RefSeq protein was modified relative to this genomic sequence to represent the inferred CDS: deleted 1 base in 1 codon) produces MALLAARSVPAAVCSLRAVSAPAAPCLPRPWGLRAGAVRTLCTGPALLSVRKFTDKHEWITTENGVGTVGISNFAQEALGDVVYCSLPEVGTKLNKQEESGALESVKAASELYSPLSGEVTEINDALAENPGLVNKSCYEDGWLIKMTLSNPSELDELMSEEAYEKYIKSIEE; encoded by the exons ATGGCGCTGCTAGCGGCGCGGAGCGTGCCGGCCGCAGTCTGCAGCCTGCGCGCCGTCTCTGCGCCCGCCGCACCCTGCCTGCCGCGGCCCTGGGGGCTGCGGGCGGGCGCAGTCCGGACGCTGTGCACCGGCCCGGCTCTGCTCTCCGTGCGTAAATTCACAGACAAACATGAATGGATAACGACAGAAAACGGTGTT GGAACAGTGGGAATCAGCAATTTTGCACAGGAAGCTTTAGGAGATGTTGTTTACTGTAGTCTGCCTGAAGTTGGGACAAAATTGAACAAACAAGAGGAGTCTGGTGCTTTGGAAAGTGTGAAAGCTGCTAGTGAACTCTATTCTCCTCTATCTGGAGAAGTTACTGAAATTAATGACGCTCTAGCAGAAAATCCAGGACTTGTCAACAAATCTTGTTATGAAGATGGTTGGCTGATCAAGATGACACTCAGTAATCCTTCAGAACTAGATGAACTAATGAGTGAAGAAGCATAtgagaaatacataaaatctatTGAAGAGTGA